From a region of the Bdellovibrio bacteriovorus genome:
- a CDS encoding glycosyltransferase family 4 protein — protein MDEVKVLHCIHSLSWGGLEIYTVELIQKLAEKGLLQKVLCSAHSRVTEELKKSGIEVLPFPEKKLSKLKTARLIKNIIQEHGITHLHSHTRLDMWACALAKWNLPTIKHIYNLYMNATPKRDFVHKWLFSKVDALCSSSENILEDVKKNFPIAPEKLHLIRYGRKTESFKHDGLKRQELRDKYGARVEQIVFGTLCRIDPGKGVRELVQALEYLNDHELEKTQLWIVGDPTIIGKNSDGTPIFEGPSEELSRWIAERMENPRYKDHIVRIPFQKDYVSYIDALDVFALASYNETYSLSVLDAMMMAKPVIGTNAGGTPEQVGLHNERGVLAEPKDAESLSQAFRHYLKRPEDIQIQGHKAQQWSISQHNWPVTQEAFLSLYKSL, from the coding sequence ATGGACGAAGTAAAAGTCCTTCACTGTATTCACTCTCTGTCCTGGGGAGGCCTAGAAATTTACACCGTCGAGCTGATTCAGAAGCTGGCGGAAAAAGGCCTTCTCCAAAAAGTATTATGTTCCGCGCACTCGCGTGTGACCGAAGAACTGAAAAAATCAGGCATTGAAGTTTTACCTTTTCCAGAGAAAAAACTTTCGAAACTTAAAACGGCTCGCCTGATTAAAAACATCATCCAGGAACACGGCATCACTCACCTGCACTCTCACACCCGTTTGGATATGTGGGCTTGTGCTTTAGCGAAGTGGAATCTTCCCACGATTAAACACATCTACAACCTTTACATGAACGCGACACCGAAAAGGGATTTTGTTCATAAGTGGCTCTTTTCTAAAGTGGATGCTTTGTGCAGCTCTTCAGAAAATATTTTAGAAGATGTGAAAAAGAACTTCCCTATCGCTCCTGAAAAACTGCACCTCATTCGTTATGGTCGCAAGACAGAGAGCTTCAAGCACGACGGTCTAAAACGCCAAGAGCTGCGCGATAAATATGGAGCGCGAGTAGAACAAATTGTTTTCGGAACTCTTTGTCGTATTGATCCGGGCAAGGGAGTTCGCGAGCTTGTTCAGGCCCTGGAATATTTGAACGACCACGAGCTAGAGAAGACACAGCTTTGGATTGTCGGCGACCCCACGATCATCGGAAAAAATTCGGACGGCACTCCTATTTTTGAAGGCCCGTCCGAAGAATTAAGTCGTTGGATTGCCGAGCGCATGGAAAATCCGCGCTACAAAGATCACATCGTCCGTATCCCTTTTCAGAAAGATTATGTCTCTTACATTGATGCCTTAGACGTCTTTGCCCTGGCATCCTACAACGAAACTTATTCTTTAAGTGTACTAGACGCCATGATGATGGCAAAACCCGTGATTGGTACGAACGCCGGAGGGACTCCTGAACAGGTGGGATTGCATAACGAACGTGGCGTTTTAGCCGAACCTAAGGATGCCGAGTCTCTATCGCAAGCTTTCCGCCACTATTTAAAACGTCCCGAAGACATCCAGATTCAAGGTCACAAGGCCCAGCAATGGTCAATAAGCCAACACAATTGGCCTGTCACTCAAGAGGCTTTTTTAAGCCTCTATAAATCGCTTTAA
- a CDS encoding glycosyltransferase family 4 protein — MRIYFDVSTLNPQKVTGVGVYMLQLLEHFSQEKDLEVHPAVKISRYKNKKNIESILPGRKAESFLPLKWSSDGLYHGPDFKLNVKGFLPRIVTIHDMIVFEEKYNRPEFFLKGIRDMTNVLNSSVDAVIVNSLFTKSQVLKYFPQLEDRLHLTYLGCNRSRMAGQGPSLGLPEKYILFLATLEKRKNVLGVIRAFEALKVQGFEEKLVLAGAWGFGAEEIQRALESSPFKNDIIHLNYVPTEKLSELYQRARVFFFPSWYEGFGIPVLEAMSLGTPVVTSAGGVLEEISGDAASLVDPGSPTEMAAALSRVLTDQAYREALIQKGLKQAPRFTWEKCAQDTVEVYKKVLGRS; from the coding sequence ATGAGAATATATTTTGATGTCAGCACCTTGAATCCGCAAAAAGTGACCGGAGTTGGAGTTTATATGCTTCAGCTCCTTGAGCACTTTTCTCAAGAAAAGGATTTAGAGGTTCATCCCGCCGTAAAGATTTCTCGCTATAAAAATAAGAAAAACATCGAATCCATTTTACCAGGTCGCAAAGCCGAAAGTTTTCTTCCTTTAAAGTGGTCCTCAGACGGTCTTTACCACGGTCCGGATTTCAAATTGAACGTGAAGGGTTTCTTGCCCCGAATCGTCACGATTCACGATATGATTGTCTTTGAAGAAAAGTACAATCGTCCCGAGTTCTTCCTGAAAGGCATTCGCGATATGACGAATGTTTTAAATTCTTCGGTGGATGCGGTCATCGTGAATTCCCTATTTACGAAAAGCCAGGTTCTAAAATACTTTCCTCAATTGGAAGATCGCCTGCATTTGACTTATCTGGGGTGCAATCGTTCGCGCATGGCGGGCCAAGGTCCTTCGCTGGGTTTGCCGGAAAAGTATATTTTATTTTTAGCGACGTTAGAAAAACGTAAAAATGTTCTGGGCGTGATTCGCGCTTTTGAGGCTTTGAAGGTTCAGGGATTTGAAGAAAAACTGGTGTTGGCGGGCGCTTGGGGATTTGGTGCTGAAGAAATCCAACGGGCTTTGGAAAGTTCTCCGTTTAAAAATGACATCATTCACTTAAACTATGTGCCAACGGAAAAGCTTTCTGAACTTTACCAGCGTGCCCGTGTTTTCTTTTTTCCGTCCTGGTATGAAGGTTTCGGAATTCCCGTTTTAGAAGCCATGTCTTTAGGAACGCCTGTTGTGACAAGTGCCGGAGGCGTCTTAGAAGAAATCAGTGGAGATGCTGCAAGTCTTGTAGATCCGGGAAGTCCGACAGAGATGGCGGCCGCCTTAAGTAGAGTATTAACGGATCAGGCTTACCGTGAAGCTTTGATTCAAAAAGGGCTGAAACAAGCCCCGCGTTTCACTTGGGAAAAGTGTGCGCAGGACACGGTCGAAGTGTATAAGAAAGTATTGGGGAGATCATGA
- the rfbA gene encoding glucose-1-phosphate thymidylyltransferase RfbA, translating into MKGIILAGGAGSRLYPMTRVMTKQLQSVYDKPMIYYPLSILMLGGIKDILLITTPDDQPLFKKLLGDGSQFGVKLSYKIQEKPNGLPEAFVLGEDFIGNDHVCLILGDNLFYGDLDFFRRAIEEQKAKKSDLHGRVFAYYVADPTAYGVVEFDKMTKKVKSIEEKPKQPKSNYAIPGLYLFDNTVSKRAKELKPSPRGETEIVDLILSYHNEGKLGVEMMYRGLAWLDTGTPRSLLDAAAFIGAIEERQGMKVACLEEIAYRMKFINLEQLQKITSELPKCSYRSYLEKIISEEL; encoded by the coding sequence ATGAAGGGTATCATCCTAGCTGGCGGCGCAGGATCGCGTCTTTATCCAATGACTCGGGTCATGACAAAACAGCTTCAGTCTGTTTACGACAAACCCATGATTTATTATCCGCTGAGCATTCTTATGTTAGGTGGAATCAAAGATATTCTTCTGATCACAACACCGGATGATCAACCCTTGTTTAAAAAACTTTTGGGTGATGGTTCTCAATTTGGCGTGAAGCTCAGCTATAAAATTCAGGAAAAGCCGAACGGACTTCCTGAAGCTTTTGTCTTGGGTGAAGATTTCATTGGCAACGATCACGTATGCTTGATCTTAGGTGATAATCTTTTCTATGGAGATTTGGATTTCTTCCGTCGCGCGATTGAAGAGCAAAAGGCAAAAAAATCAGATCTTCACGGACGTGTTTTTGCTTACTACGTTGCCGACCCCACAGCTTACGGTGTTGTTGAGTTTGATAAGATGACTAAAAAAGTAAAGTCGATCGAGGAAAAACCAAAACAACCGAAATCCAATTATGCCATCCCGGGGCTTTACCTTTTCGATAACACAGTTTCAAAGCGTGCGAAGGAATTAAAACCTTCGCCTCGCGGTGAAACAGAAATCGTGGATTTGATTCTGTCTTACCACAACGAAGGTAAACTGGGAGTTGAAATGATGTATCGTGGTCTTGCTTGGCTCGACACGGGCACTCCCCGATCCCTTCTAGATGCCGCTGCTTTTATTGGTGCCATCGAAGAACGCCAGGGCATGAAAGTGGCCTGCCTTGAAGAAATCGCTTATCGCATGAAATTTATTAATCTTGAGCAATTACAAAAAATCACTTCGGAACTTCCTAAGTGCTCTTATCGCTCCTATTTAGAAAAAATCATCTCTGAGGAACTATGA
- a CDS encoding FeoA family protein — protein sequence MNLLDKSLKPGQKVEITGFAADNVFRERLHEMGLRVGMLITILGRAPFGGPLLIRFNTSFLALRNEEAACARVKLN from the coding sequence ATGAACTTACTGGATAAATCATTAAAGCCAGGCCAGAAGGTCGAAATCACCGGATTCGCCGCAGACAATGTGTTCCGTGAGCGTTTACATGAAATGGGCTTAAGAGTCGGCATGTTGATCACGATTTTAGGTCGTGCTCCTTTTGGCGGGCCTCTTCTGATCCGTTTTAACACGAGTTTTCTAGCTTTGCGAAATGAGGAAGCGGCATGCGCACGAGTGAAACTGAACTAG
- a CDS encoding efflux RND transporter periplasmic adaptor subunit — protein MSKKKVIPVVLIVVILILAYVVKVFLFKTEFAYAGTVEVTKVDIPARVSSVIEEFPVREGQIVEKGQQVVKLACEDIRISYRLIKSSYDRSNSLFRSGGISREAYDQMKNKMDDVSLRQGWCDIASPLKGTVLTTYFEPGEMVPPGAKLLTVGNLEEVYAYFYLPHDEISKLKLEQKVMAEVPELDHKSFQGVISYINPEAEFTPKNVQTRDERTRLVYAVKIYFNNPEGFLKPGMTLEWAADEP, from the coding sequence ATGTCAAAAAAGAAAGTCATCCCGGTTGTTCTCATCGTTGTGATTCTTATCCTGGCCTACGTGGTCAAAGTTTTCTTGTTTAAAACTGAATTTGCTTATGCTGGTACGGTGGAAGTGACCAAGGTGGATATCCCGGCTCGGGTGTCTTCGGTGATTGAAGAATTTCCAGTGCGTGAAGGGCAGATCGTCGAAAAGGGTCAACAAGTCGTAAAGCTGGCTTGCGAAGACATCCGTATTTCTTATCGGCTTATCAAAAGCAGTTATGATCGTTCCAACAGTCTTTTTCGCAGCGGCGGTATTTCACGAGAAGCCTATGATCAAATGAAAAATAAAATGGACGATGTTTCCTTACGCCAAGGCTGGTGTGACATCGCGTCTCCGTTAAAAGGCACGGTGTTAACGACCTATTTTGAGCCGGGCGAAATGGTGCCTCCAGGAGCGAAGCTCTTAACGGTAGGTAACCTTGAAGAAGTTTATGCTTATTTCTATTTGCCTCACGATGAAATTTCTAAGTTGAAGCTGGAACAAAAAGTGATGGCTGAAGTTCCAGAGTTAGATCATAAAAGTTTTCAAGGCGTGATTTCCTATATCAATCCCGAAGCTGAATTTACACCTAAGAATGTCCAGACCCGGGATGAAAGAACGCGTTTGGTGTACGCCGTAAAAATTTACTTTAATAATCCCGAAGGCTTTTTAAAGCCGGGAATGACCCTGGAATGGGCCGCGGACGAACCGTGA
- the rffA gene encoding dTDP-4-amino-4,6-dideoxygalactose transaminase has translation MKIPFNIPPKSSNEEKYISQAIANKKLSGEGSFNKKCAEWFNKNLPTLMTVITPSCTSALEMAMVLADIGPGDEVILPSFTFTSTANVVALYGSVPVFVDVDPLTMNIDPAAIQRAITPRTKVIMPVHYAGVGCKMDEIMALANQHGIWVVEDAAQGIFASYKGKALGTWGHMAAFSFHETKNIVCGEGGALTINDPRLVARAEIVRDKGTNRQQFLNGQVDKYTWQDKGSSYLLSELSAAFLLSQLEEGKEITAKRLALWNQYHQGLADLEKNGHLQRMTIPSGCQANAHIYYLLLNSSEVRAALWTYLKEAGIQSTTHYVALHSAPAGVKYGRVSGSMKVTDDLSNRLLRLPMWADLSSDEAALVLEKIHSFFKGQA, from the coding sequence ATGAAAATCCCATTTAATATTCCGCCAAAAAGCTCGAATGAAGAGAAATATATCTCTCAGGCCATCGCCAATAAAAAATTAAGCGGCGAAGGCTCTTTTAATAAAAAATGCGCTGAGTGGTTTAATAAAAATCTTCCGACTCTGATGACCGTCATCACTCCTTCATGCACATCGGCTCTTGAAATGGCCATGGTGCTTGCTGACATCGGACCTGGAGATGAAGTTATTCTGCCTTCCTTCACGTTCACATCCACAGCTAACGTCGTCGCGCTTTACGGTTCGGTCCCCGTCTTTGTCGATGTCGATCCCTTAACAATGAATATTGATCCCGCGGCTATTCAACGGGCCATCACTCCGCGTACTAAAGTCATCATGCCGGTGCATTACGCTGGTGTGGGTTGCAAGATGGATGAAATCATGGCCCTAGCAAACCAACACGGCATTTGGGTTGTTGAAGACGCAGCTCAGGGCATTTTTGCTTCGTACAAAGGAAAAGCCTTAGGTACTTGGGGCCATATGGCGGCATTCAGTTTTCATGAAACTAAGAATATCGTTTGTGGTGAAGGTGGAGCCCTAACAATCAATGATCCCCGCCTAGTGGCGCGAGCTGAAATCGTCCGCGACAAGGGTACGAACCGTCAGCAATTTCTGAACGGCCAAGTGGATAAATACACGTGGCAGGACAAAGGCTCTTCTTATCTTCTTTCGGAACTTTCCGCCGCCTTTCTTCTTTCCCAATTGGAAGAAGGCAAAGAGATCACAGCAAAACGCTTGGCTTTATGGAATCAATACCATCAAGGTTTAGCGGACCTTGAAAAAAACGGCCACTTGCAACGCATGACAATTCCTAGCGGGTGCCAGGCGAATGCTCATATTTACTATCTGCTTTTAAATTCGTCTGAGGTGCGTGCGGCTTTATGGACTTACCTGAAAGAAGCTGGCATTCAATCCACCACTCACTATGTGGCACTTCATTCGGCTCCGGCGGGAGTGAAGTACGGTCGCGTGTCGGGTTCGATGAAAGTCACAGACGATCTTTCCAATCGCCTGTTACGTCTTCCGATGTGGGCTGACCTTTCCAGTGATGAGGCAGCCTTGGTTCTTGAAAAAATTCATTCGTTCTTTAAGGGGCAAGCATGA
- the rfbB gene encoding dTDP-glucose 4,6-dehydratase, which translates to MKQTVLLTGCAGFIGSNFVRTVACRDEIKVQYDFVIVDALTYAGNLANIQKELDTNPHLKFYHLDIRDSHKMDELFKKYQFSGVINFAAESHVDRSIESPNIFVETNVLGTLNLLKESLALFEKNPNFRYLQISTDEVYGTLQMSDPAFTENTPISPNSPYSASKASADLLCRSFFETYKLPVMITRCSNNYGPLQVEEKFIPLMIKRALANQPLPIYGTGMNIRDWIYVDDHNEGVWKVFTSGRAGEVYNLGGNSERQNLDVAKLILKHLGKSESLLSFVQDRKGHDFRYAINFSKAQKELNWNPTVKFEEEGLLRTINHYKALWTK; encoded by the coding sequence ATGAAACAAACGGTTTTACTGACCGGCTGTGCTGGCTTTATTGGATCTAACTTCGTAAGAACGGTCGCTTGCCGCGATGAAATCAAAGTGCAGTACGACTTCGTGATCGTCGATGCTCTGACTTACGCAGGTAATCTTGCGAATATTCAAAAAGAACTGGATACAAATCCCCACTTGAAATTTTATCACCTGGACATCCGCGACTCTCACAAAATGGATGAGCTTTTTAAGAAGTATCAATTCAGCGGTGTGATCAATTTCGCGGCTGAATCTCACGTGGATCGCTCTATCGAAAGCCCTAACATCTTTGTAGAAACAAATGTTCTGGGAACTTTGAATCTTTTAAAAGAAAGCTTAGCGCTTTTTGAAAAAAATCCGAACTTCCGCTATCTGCAAATCAGCACGGATGAAGTTTACGGCACCTTACAGATGTCCGATCCCGCTTTCACAGAAAATACGCCGATTTCACCGAACAGCCCTTATAGTGCTTCAAAGGCCAGCGCCGATCTTTTGTGCCGCTCTTTCTTTGAAACATACAAGCTGCCAGTGATGATCACTCGCTGTTCTAACAACTACGGTCCATTACAGGTCGAAGAAAAATTCATTCCTTTGATGATCAAACGGGCCCTGGCGAATCAACCCCTTCCGATCTATGGGACCGGCATGAATATCCGCGACTGGATTTATGTTGATGACCACAATGAGGGCGTATGGAAAGTCTTCACCTCGGGGCGCGCCGGGGAAGTTTATAACTTAGGCGGAAATTCAGAAAGACAGAATCTGGATGTTGCAAAGCTCATCTTAAAACACTTGGGAAAATCCGAATCGCTTTTAAGCTTCGTGCAAGACCGTAAGGGTCACGATTTCCGCTATGCGATTAACTTCTCAAAAGCGCAAAAAGAATTAAACTGGAACCCTACAGTGAAGTTTGAAGAGGAAGGTCTTCTTCGCACCATCAATCACTACAAAGCCTTATGGACGAAGTAA
- a CDS encoding ABC transporter ATP-binding protein, which translates to MKDISLKAVNVSKKLRQTQALKGLSMQFAPHQIHGIIGPEGAGKTTFLRHIMGLLKPDAGEIVFLDEDSPVEFSKIRELVAYMPQTQSLYPELSIHEHLEFFKTLYQLPEEEYKNRRQKLLHMARLEKFTDRLASQLSGGMYKKLGLICALLSSPKVLLLDEPTNGVDPLSRRDFWELLYELKEQEDILILVTTSYMDEALKCQQVHLLFDGKMLLEGTPQEILKEKGCKSFDEVFLQYDSSLEAL; encoded by the coding sequence GTGAAAGACATTTCTTTGAAAGCTGTTAATGTCTCTAAGAAGCTGAGACAAACCCAAGCTCTCAAAGGTCTTTCTATGCAGTTTGCCCCGCATCAGATTCACGGGATCATTGGGCCTGAGGGCGCAGGTAAAACCACTTTTCTTCGCCACATCATGGGTCTTTTAAAACCAGATGCAGGTGAAATAGTTTTTCTTGATGAAGACTCTCCGGTGGAATTTTCTAAGATTCGCGAACTCGTTGCGTATATGCCACAGACGCAAAGTCTTTATCCAGAGCTCAGCATTCACGAACATCTGGAGTTTTTTAAAACGTTGTACCAGCTTCCTGAAGAAGAATATAAAAACCGTCGGCAAAAGCTTTTGCATATGGCTCGCTTAGAAAAATTCACGGATCGACTGGCTTCGCAATTATCCGGCGGGATGTACAAAAAGCTGGGTTTGATCTGTGCGCTTCTGTCTTCCCCGAAAGTTCTATTGCTGGATGAGCCTACCAATGGTGTCGATCCTTTGAGTCGTCGCGATTTCTGGGAACTTCTTTACGAACTCAAAGAGCAAGAAGACATTCTTATTCTGGTAACGACATCTTATATGGATGAAGCCTTAAAGTGCCAACAGGTGCATTTGCTCTTTGATGGAAAAATGCTGCTTGAAGGCACTCCGCAAGAAATTCTAAAAGAGAAAGGCTGCAAAAGCTTTGATGAAGTGTTTTTGCAATACGACTCCTCTTTGGAGGCCTTATGA
- a CDS encoding HAMP domain-containing methyl-accepting chemotaxis protein yields the protein MKLGTSGSSWFKGLRGKLFLSAMLPVIAFGVLTGISLNSMSHLGDMLTDAYTDVIPNMDGLGRIGMQRARIGYFIWAALANEHDKKSRDNFIKKAKEAFADFKEGQAYYESTRLDDEEQKNYAKAREVKEQFYTLTENMIAGLEKNTPEDNAKVHTAMNGGEWHVLALHTQAAIATNMELYNKRSLENNKMQKEKRVFETQLLLLIAGFCATAMFGLLMWIAYRVSNTVSGIASGLDESGSQVASAITQLSAAGQTLSEASTEAAASLEETVASLEEMSSMVKMNSDNAKQAAALSQSSKDAAEHGQQEIHHLIESMRDISSSSKKIEEIISVIDDIAFQTNLLALNASVEAARAGEHGKGFAVVAEAVRTLAQRSAVAAKDINGLIKESVEKVEKGSTIADRSGEVLSNIVNSVKKVADLNNEISAASGEQTTGIQQISRAMNQLDQSSQSNAASSEEVAASAEEINAQALNMKKMVENLNAVILGSSQGPIAKPSVHKTSAKKEAKVLSFQEKKSSEKPARPVGKKSQTASSVIPFDDDGPTRKVGTTDGF from the coding sequence ATGAAATTAGGAACGTCAGGATCATCATGGTTTAAAGGTTTGCGCGGCAAGCTCTTCTTGTCAGCAATGCTGCCAGTGATTGCTTTCGGTGTCCTCACAGGAATTTCTTTAAACTCCATGAGTCACCTGGGTGACATGCTGACGGATGCTTACACAGACGTGATCCCGAACATGGATGGCCTTGGCCGCATTGGTATGCAACGCGCTCGTATTGGCTATTTTATTTGGGCCGCCCTTGCGAATGAACATGATAAAAAGTCCCGCGATAACTTTATCAAGAAAGCCAAAGAAGCTTTTGCAGACTTTAAAGAAGGTCAAGCTTACTACGAATCCACTCGTTTAGATGATGAAGAACAGAAAAACTACGCCAAAGCTCGCGAAGTCAAAGAACAGTTTTACACTCTTACAGAGAACATGATTGCCGGCCTCGAAAAGAATACTCCGGAAGATAATGCAAAAGTACATACCGCAATGAATGGCGGAGAATGGCATGTTTTGGCTCTGCACACACAAGCGGCAATTGCAACTAACATGGAATTGTACAACAAGCGCTCTTTGGAGAACAATAAAATGCAAAAAGAGAAGCGCGTTTTTGAAACTCAGCTTCTTCTTTTGATCGCGGGCTTCTGTGCGACCGCGATGTTTGGTCTTTTGATGTGGATTGCATACCGCGTTTCAAACACAGTCAGTGGAATTGCCTCTGGCCTTGATGAGTCGGGTTCGCAAGTCGCATCTGCAATCACTCAACTTTCAGCTGCTGGACAAACCCTCTCTGAAGCTTCTACGGAAGCCGCGGCTTCTTTAGAAGAAACTGTCGCTTCTCTTGAAGAAATGTCTTCGATGGTAAAAATGAACTCTGACAATGCAAAACAAGCAGCAGCTCTATCTCAATCATCTAAAGACGCTGCAGAACACGGACAGCAAGAGATTCATCATTTGATCGAATCTATGCGTGACATTTCGTCTTCTTCTAAAAAGATCGAAGAAATTATCAGCGTGATTGATGATATCGCATTCCAGACAAACTTATTGGCTTTGAATGCTTCGGTGGAAGCAGCTCGCGCCGGAGAACATGGAAAAGGTTTCGCCGTTGTCGCCGAAGCCGTTCGCACCCTAGCACAACGCTCCGCAGTGGCAGCCAAAGACATCAACGGTCTTATTAAAGAAAGCGTTGAGAAGGTCGAAAAAGGATCCACGATCGCGGATCGTTCAGGCGAAGTTCTTTCTAACATCGTAAACTCTGTTAAAAAGGTCGCAGATCTGAACAATGAAATTTCAGCGGCTAGCGGTGAGCAGACTACGGGCATCCAACAGATCAGCCGGGCCATGAATCAACTCGATCAAAGCTCACAATCCAATGCGGCATCCTCTGAAGAAGTCGCGGCATCTGCTGAAGAAATCAATGCACAGGCTTTGAATATGAAGAAGATGGTCGAGAATCTGAATGCTGTTATTTTAGGCTCTTCACAGGGGCCTATAGCGAAGCCTTCTGTCCACAAAACTTCTGCAAAAAAAGAAGCTAAAGTGCTTTCATTCCAAGAGAAAAAATCCTCTGAAAAACCAGCCCGTCCCGTGGGGAAAAAGTCACAGACCGCGTCGAGCGTCATTCCATTTGATGATGACGGCCCGACTCGCAAAGTGGGCACTACAGACGGTTTTTAA
- the feoB gene encoding ferrous iron transporter B, which translates to MRTSETELAVEQLSIALVGAPNSGKTTLYNWLTGSRFKTVNYPGATVEFSLGHLASHLGESNMMVMDTPGTYSLHPKSADEWVTLKSIYENPKVKKIDGIIVVVDGTQISRHLQLVMQLRETGFPLMVVITMSDLLRKEGIEIDIPYLQKTLGCPVLQFDGLLAGGLKEIVAEAKKLHWTKEPSRPVPWSFEIQETKLNQCEQIAKEALSHKTDHAQERLNRIVATTEKLDRVLLHPFLGFALFIVIMSALFSSVYWMATPFMDMIDGWFSVANEWVAGLGPGTLWADFLANGVITSFAAFMVFVPQIFILFLGIGILESTGYLARAATLIDRPFSALGMSGRSFVPLLSGFACAVPAIIATRNIPSTKDRMITNFVIPLMSCSARLPVYALCIAFLFHGESAWKAGLALAALYIGSMFLGALAAGIVSKFIPRQEPSLFMMELPIYRRPKFRVLVRHAWTRTLSYVKRAGPIIFTFAVVIWAGSTFPNYQTEDAHQKLEESYVGQLGKVIEPVVAPMGVDWRVGVGLISAFAAREVFVSSLAVTFNITDGDEDSQQEALLTQMSTATNAQGEKIFTVSSVIGLMVFFLIALQCMSTVGVQIRESGSWKFAVTQLVAFNLFAYVLVVLIVQGLRFIGVP; encoded by the coding sequence ATGCGCACGAGTGAAACTGAACTAGCTGTTGAGCAACTTTCTATCGCGCTGGTCGGCGCGCCGAACTCTGGAAAAACCACTCTCTATAACTGGCTGACGGGTTCTCGTTTTAAAACTGTGAACTATCCGGGCGCGACGGTGGAGTTTTCTTTAGGCCATTTAGCGTCTCATCTGGGGGAGTCCAATATGATGGTCATGGACACTCCGGGCACTTACAGCCTGCACCCCAAAAGTGCGGATGAGTGGGTGACCTTAAAATCCATTTACGAAAATCCGAAAGTTAAAAAGATTGATGGCATCATCGTTGTTGTCGATGGGACTCAGATCTCTCGTCATCTGCAACTCGTGATGCAACTTCGTGAAACAGGCTTTCCTTTGATGGTGGTTATCACGATGTCGGATCTTCTTCGTAAAGAAGGTATTGAAATTGACATTCCTTATTTGCAAAAAACTTTGGGCTGTCCGGTTCTTCAATTTGATGGCTTATTAGCGGGCGGTCTTAAAGAGATCGTTGCTGAAGCTAAAAAACTTCATTGGACGAAAGAACCTTCCCGTCCGGTGCCTTGGTCTTTCGAGATTCAGGAAACCAAACTCAATCAGTGCGAACAGATTGCCAAAGAGGCTTTATCTCATAAAACAGATCATGCTCAAGAGCGTCTCAACCGCATCGTGGCGACGACTGAAAAGTTGGATCGGGTACTGCTGCATCCTTTCCTCGGTTTTGCTTTATTCATCGTTATCATGAGTGCCTTGTTTTCAAGCGTTTATTGGATGGCGACTCCATTTATGGATATGATTGATGGTTGGTTCAGCGTTGCCAATGAATGGGTGGCTGGGCTCGGGCCGGGTACTTTGTGGGCCGACTTCTTAGCTAACGGCGTGATCACGAGCTTTGCAGCTTTCATGGTGTTTGTTCCGCAGATCTTTATCTTGTTCTTGGGAATTGGAATTCTTGAAAGCACGGGTTATCTGGCGCGTGCGGCAACTTTGATTGATCGTCCGTTTTCAGCCTTGGGAATGAGCGGTCGTTCATTCGTGCCACTTCTTTCTGGTTTTGCCTGTGCGGTCCCAGCGATTATTGCGACTCGTAACATTCCATCGACAAAAGATCGCATGATCACGAATTTCGTGATTCCCTTGATGAGCTGCTCGGCGCGCTTGCCGGTCTATGCTCTTTGTATCGCGTTTCTTTTCCATGGCGAGTCGGCATGGAAGGCGGGATTGGCACTGGCGGCTCTTTACATCGGATCTATGTTCTTAGGAGCTTTGGCCGCAGGCATAGTGAGCAAATTCATCCCTCGTCAGGAGCCTTCATTGTTCATGATGGAGCTTCCGATTTATCGCCGCCCTAAGTTCCGTGTTTTAGTTCGCCATGCGTGGACAAGAACTCTGTCTTACGTGAAACGCGCAGGTCCCATCATCTTTACCTTTGCCGTCGTTATTTGGGCGGGATCGACATTCCCGAATTACCAAACAGAAGATGCTCACCAAAAGCTTGAAGAAAGCTACGTGGGTCAATTGGGTAAAGTGATTGAGCCTGTGGTTGCACCCATGGGGGTGGACTGGCGTGTGGGAGTCGGTTTAATTTCGGCCTTTGCCGCTCGCGAAGTCTTTGTTTCGTCGTTGGCCGTCACTTTCAATATCACGGATGGAGATGAAGACTCTCAGCAAGAGGCTCTTTTAACGCAGATGAGTACGGCCACCAATGCTCAAGGTGAAAAAATCTTTACCGTGAGTTCAGTGATTGGACTTATGGTCTTCTTCCTTATCGCTTTGCAGTGTATGTCCACGGTCGGTGTGCAGATCCGTGAAAGTGGCTCTTGGAAGTTCGCGGTAACGCAACTTGTTGCCTTTAATCTCTTCGCCTATGTTCTTGTAGTCTTGATAGTTCAAGGCTTAAGATTCATAGGCGTTCCATGA